In Streptomyces sp. NBC_01439, the following are encoded in one genomic region:
- a CDS encoding peptide MFS transporter gives MASSLMKESADPSAEKTFFGHPRGLATLFMTEMWERFSFYGMKALLLVYLLSGGPDAKKGSLAGGIGMDEGTAITVFSIYVSMVYLLALPGGWLGDRVWGPRKTVTIAAVTIMCGHIVLALPGGGTFFIGLALVAVGSGLLKANISTMVGQLYKDANDPRRDGGFTIFYMGINAGAFFAPLIIGTVGQKVNWHLGFALAAVGMGIGLVAFLLGTKNLNPVSSVVPKPLSAGERTAWIRKIVIAVAIVAVFYTAVGMAGMFTKAWATIPLTLIGLIVPTVVLIRIKRDKDLDRTEQSKMTGYIWFFLAAAVFWMIYDQGASTVQSFGETKASGSLLGFEFPSSWYQSLNPLFIMCLAPIMAWIWMWLNRKGKEPSTVGKFAMALFIISVSFFFFLVPLGMAAGGQSVSPMWLVGIYLIHTVGELCLSPVGLSVTTKMAPAKYASQMMGVWFLAVTAGDSITSLLSDPAVFGVDLNGTGAVAIEATLACLAALAVFMYRRNVKTLMGEVR, from the coding sequence ATGGCTTCCAGCCTGATGAAGGAGTCGGCGGATCCGTCCGCCGAGAAGACCTTCTTCGGCCACCCCCGTGGCCTGGCCACTCTGTTCATGACCGAGATGTGGGAGCGCTTCAGCTTCTACGGCATGAAGGCCCTCCTCCTCGTCTACCTGCTCTCAGGTGGCCCGGACGCCAAGAAGGGCAGCCTGGCGGGCGGCATAGGGATGGACGAGGGCACGGCGATCACCGTGTTCTCCATCTACGTCTCCATGGTCTACCTCCTCGCCCTGCCGGGCGGGTGGCTGGGCGACCGTGTCTGGGGCCCCCGCAAGACCGTGACGATCGCGGCCGTGACGATCATGTGCGGCCACATCGTCCTCGCCCTTCCGGGCGGCGGGACCTTCTTCATCGGTCTGGCCCTGGTGGCCGTGGGCTCCGGTCTGCTGAAGGCCAACATCTCCACGATGGTCGGCCAGCTCTACAAGGACGCGAACGACCCGCGCCGTGACGGTGGCTTCACCATCTTCTACATGGGCATCAACGCGGGTGCCTTCTTCGCGCCGCTGATCATCGGCACCGTCGGCCAGAAGGTCAACTGGCACCTCGGCTTCGCGCTGGCCGCGGTCGGCATGGGCATCGGTCTGGTCGCCTTCCTGCTGGGCACCAAGAACCTGAACCCGGTCAGCTCCGTCGTCCCGAAGCCGCTGTCGGCCGGAGAGCGCACCGCCTGGATCCGCAAGATCGTCATCGCGGTCGCGATCGTGGCCGTGTTCTACACCGCCGTGGGCATGGCAGGCATGTTCACCAAGGCGTGGGCGACCATCCCGCTGACCCTGATCGGTCTGATCGTCCCGACCGTTGTGCTGATCCGCATCAAGCGGGACAAGGACCTCGACCGGACCGAGCAGTCGAAGATGACCGGTTACATCTGGTTCTTCCTCGCCGCCGCCGTCTTCTGGATGATCTACGACCAGGGCGCCTCGACCGTCCAGTCCTTCGGTGAGACCAAGGCTTCCGGCTCGCTGCTCGGCTTCGAGTTCCCCTCGTCCTGGTACCAGTCGCTGAACCCGCTCTTCATCATGTGCCTGGCCCCGATCATGGCATGGATCTGGATGTGGCTGAACCGCAAGGGCAAGGAGCCCTCGACGGTCGGCAAGTTCGCGATGGCGCTGTTCATCATCTCGGTCTCGTTCTTCTTCTTCCTGGTGCCGCTCGGCATGGCCGCAGGCGGCCAGTCGGTAAGCCCGATGTGGCTGGTCGGCATCTACCTGATCCACACGGTGGGCGAGCTGTGCCTCTCCCCGGTGGGTCTGTCGGTCACCACGAAGATGGCCCCGGCCAAGTACGCCTCCCAGATGATGGGCGTGTGGTTCCTGGCGGTCACCGCCGGCGACTCCATCACGAGCCTGCTCTCCGACCCCGCCGTGTTCGGTGTGGACCTCAACGGCACCGGAGCGGTCGCGATCGAGGCCACCCTCGCCTGCCTGGCGGCTCTCGCGGTCTTCATGTACCGCAGGAACGTCAAGACGCTCATGGGCGAGGTGCGCTGA
- a CDS encoding response regulator transcription factor, giving the protein MTRVLLAEDDASISEPLARALRREGYEVEVREDGPTALDAGLQGGVDLVVLDLGLPGMDGLEVARRLRAEGHGFPILVLTARADEVDTVVGLDAGADDYVTKPFRLAELLARVRALLRRGATEAVQPPATHGVRIDVESHRAWMGEEELQLTAKEFDLLRVLVRDAGRVVTRDQLMREVWDTTWWSSTKTLDMHISWLRKKLGDDAANPRYIATVRGVGFRFEKS; this is encoded by the coding sequence ATGACGCGTGTACTGCTCGCCGAGGACGACGCATCCATCTCAGAACCCCTGGCCCGCGCCCTGCGCCGGGAAGGGTACGAGGTCGAGGTCCGGGAGGACGGCCCCACCGCCCTGGACGCGGGACTGCAGGGCGGCGTCGACCTCGTCGTCCTCGACCTGGGCCTGCCGGGCATGGACGGCCTGGAGGTGGCCCGCCGGCTGCGCGCCGAGGGCCACGGCTTCCCGATCCTGGTCCTCACCGCCCGGGCGGACGAGGTCGACACGGTCGTCGGCCTGGACGCCGGCGCCGACGACTACGTGACCAAGCCCTTCCGGCTGGCCGAACTGCTCGCCCGGGTCCGGGCCCTGCTCCGGCGCGGTGCCACCGAGGCCGTCCAGCCCCCCGCCACCCACGGCGTGCGGATCGACGTCGAATCGCACCGGGCCTGGATGGGGGAGGAGGAGCTCCAGCTCACGGCCAAGGAGTTCGACCTGCTGCGGGTCCTGGTCCGCGACGCGGGCCGGGTCGTCACCCGCGACCAACTCATGCGCGAGGTCTGGGACACCACCTGGTGGTCCTCCACCAAGACCCTCGACATGCACATCTCCTGGTTGCGCAAGAAGCTGGGCGACGACGCCGCCAACCCCCGCTACATCGCCACCGTGCGGGGCGTCGGTTTCCGCTTCGAGAAGAGCTGA
- a CDS encoding ATP-binding protein has product MRRRLINSTLAVVLVVIAVFGVSLVIVETRTITSSAQDRIESEALRLVGIVEANVLEKKPIDPVALGEQLDAGHHARITVPGQPAVDVGTPIPESVIRGTARGEQGEVVVVEESRSTVTREVGRTLAVVGAVALLAVVAAVLLAVRQANRLASPLTDLAETAERLGSGDPRPRHKRYGVPELDRVADVLDSSAERIGRMLTAERRLAADASHQLRTPLTALSMRLEEITVTDDLATVREEATIALTQVERLTDVVQRLLTNSRDPRTGSAVPFDLDEVVKQQVEEWRPAYRSAGRAIVRSGRQGVRAVGTPGAVSQVLATLVENALMHGGGTVALRTRVIGNQAVLEVTDEGPGVPPDLGNRIFERAISGRNSTGIGLAVARDLAEADGGRLELLQTQPPVFALFLSRTAPERAEPQATVR; this is encoded by the coding sequence ATGCGCCGCCGCCTCATCAACTCCACGCTCGCCGTGGTGCTCGTCGTGATCGCCGTCTTCGGGGTCTCCCTCGTCATCGTGGAGACCCGGACCATCACCAGCAGCGCCCAGGACCGCATTGAGTCCGAGGCGCTGCGGCTCGTGGGCATCGTCGAGGCGAACGTCCTCGAGAAGAAGCCGATCGACCCCGTGGCCCTCGGCGAGCAGCTGGACGCCGGCCACCACGCGCGGATCACCGTCCCCGGCCAGCCGGCCGTGGACGTGGGCACCCCGATCCCCGAGAGCGTGATCCGCGGCACCGCCCGCGGGGAGCAGGGCGAGGTCGTGGTCGTCGAGGAATCCCGCTCGACCGTGACCCGCGAGGTCGGGCGGACCCTGGCCGTGGTCGGCGCGGTGGCCCTGCTGGCCGTCGTGGCGGCCGTGCTGCTCGCCGTACGGCAGGCCAACCGGCTGGCCTCCCCGCTCACCGACCTGGCCGAGACGGCGGAGCGGCTCGGATCGGGCGACCCGCGGCCCCGGCACAAGCGGTACGGGGTTCCCGAGCTCGACCGGGTCGCGGACGTGCTGGACTCCAGCGCCGAGCGGATCGGCCGGATGCTGACGGCCGAGCGGCGCCTGGCCGCGGACGCCTCCCACCAGCTGCGCACCCCGCTCACCGCCCTCTCCATGCGGCTGGAGGAGATCACGGTCACCGACGACCTGGCGACCGTGCGGGAGGAGGCGACGATCGCCCTGACCCAGGTGGAGCGGCTCACGGACGTGGTGCAGCGGCTGCTCACGAACTCGCGGGACCCGCGGACCGGCTCGGCGGTCCCCTTCGACCTGGACGAGGTCGTCAAGCAGCAGGTCGAGGAGTGGCGGCCGGCCTACCGCAGCGCGGGCCGGGCCATCGTGCGCTCCGGACGGCAGGGCGTACGGGCCGTCGGCACCCCGGGCGCGGTCTCGCAGGTGCTGGCCACCCTGGTGGAGAACGCCCTGATGCACGGCGGCGGCACGGTCGCGCTGCGCACCCGGGTGATCGGCAACCAGGCGGTGCTGGAGGTCACGGACGAGGGACCGGGCGTCCCGCCGGACCTCGGCAACCGGATCTTCGAGCGGGCCATCAGCGGCCGCAACTCCACCGGGATCGGCCTCGCAGTGGCCCGGGACCTCGCGGAGGCGGACGGCGGACGCCTGGAACTGCTCCAGACGCAGCCACCGGTCTTCGCGCTGTTCCTCAGCCGGACGGCCCCGGAACGGGCCGAACCGCAGGCCACGGTCCGCTAG
- a CDS encoding IS701 family transposase, translated as MTPEEIAAVRGELEDFAAEVFEPFARKDQRRWGRVYLRGLLTDGQRKSVEPMAARLGEDGNRQALAHFITTSPWDPAHVRARLAWSMEKAIRPTVLIFDDTGFLKDGNASACVSRQYTGTAGKVTNCQVGVSLHLASDHASVAVNWRLFQPEAWDPASPKADPAKVARRTACGIPDDTGHVEKWQLALDMLDETRSWGIEVPLAVADAGYGDAAAFRHGLQARGLNYMVGISTTLSAQPGEAVPVTEPYSGNGRPPVAKYPDKPQSVKQLVIAAGRKTAKPVQWREGSRPGTGRSGFKRMYSRFVALRIRPAGREVRHTVEGPELPACWLLAEWPADQGEPVQFWLSDLPADTPLTTLVRLAKLRWRIEHDYREMKQALGLAHFEGRTWNGWHHHVTLVSVAHAFCTLQRLARAPKDMAPA; from the coding sequence GTGACGCCGGAGGAAATTGCAGCTGTACGTGGCGAGTTGGAGGACTTCGCGGCGGAGGTTTTCGAGCCGTTCGCGCGTAAGGATCAGCGTCGGTGGGGGCGGGTTTACCTGCGGGGCCTGCTCACGGACGGGCAGCGCAAGTCGGTCGAGCCGATGGCCGCCCGGCTGGGCGAGGACGGGAACCGTCAGGCCCTGGCCCACTTCATCACCACCAGCCCGTGGGACCCCGCGCATGTGCGGGCCCGGCTGGCCTGGAGCATGGAGAAGGCGATCCGGCCCACCGTGCTGATCTTCGATGACACCGGCTTCCTCAAGGACGGCAATGCCTCGGCGTGTGTCTCGCGGCAGTACACCGGCACTGCGGGCAAGGTCACCAACTGCCAGGTGGGCGTCTCCCTGCACCTGGCCTCGGACCACGCCTCGGTGGCGGTCAACTGGCGGCTGTTCCAGCCCGAGGCCTGGGACCCCGCCTCGCCGAAGGCGGACCCGGCCAAGGTCGCCCGCCGCACCGCCTGCGGCATTCCCGACGACACCGGGCATGTGGAGAAATGGCAGCTGGCCCTGGACATGCTGGATGAGACCCGCTCGTGGGGCATCGAGGTGCCGCTGGCCGTCGCGGACGCCGGATACGGAGACGCGGCGGCATTCCGGCACGGCCTGCAGGCCCGCGGCCTCAACTACATGGTGGGGATCTCCACCACCCTCTCGGCCCAGCCCGGCGAAGCCGTGCCGGTGACCGAGCCCTACTCCGGGAACGGACGGCCACCCGTGGCGAAGTACCCGGACAAGCCGCAGTCGGTGAAACAGCTGGTCATCGCGGCCGGCCGGAAGACGGCGAAGCCAGTGCAATGGCGTGAGGGCTCCCGGCCCGGCACCGGCCGCAGCGGCTTCAAGCGGATGTACTCGCGGTTCGTGGCCTTGCGGATCCGGCCTGCCGGTCGCGAGGTCCGCCACACGGTCGAGGGCCCGGAACTGCCCGCATGCTGGCTGCTGGCCGAGTGGCCGGCCGACCAGGGCGAACCCGTTCAGTTCTGGCTCTCCGACCTGCCCGCCGACACCCCGCTGACCACCCTGGTCCGCCTGGCCAAGCTCCGCTGGCGCATCGAGCACGACTACCGCGAGATGAAACAGGCCCTGGGACTTGCCCACTTCGAGGGACGCACCTGGAACGGATGGCACCACCACGTCACCCTCGTATCCGTCGCCCACGCCTTCTGCACCCTGCAACGACTGGCCAGAGCCCCAAAAGACATGGCGCCGGCCTGA
- a CDS encoding GtrA family protein — MSTPGGSVVERVRGLVREVAKFGAVGGLGVLVNLGVFNLIRNTTDLQVVRASVIATVVAIATNYVGFRYFAYRDRAKSGRTRELSLFAAFSGIGLVIESGVLYTATYGFGWDGPLASNVFKFIGIGTATVFRFWSYRTWVFKALPAPVEQAEPMPEPAPLPKPDRRPEPMPEPEPANN, encoded by the coding sequence ATGAGCACGCCTGGCGGATCTGTCGTCGAACGTGTACGCGGCCTCGTACGAGAGGTGGCCAAGTTCGGGGCGGTCGGCGGTCTGGGTGTCCTGGTCAACCTGGGCGTCTTCAACCTGATCCGCAACACCACCGACCTGCAGGTGGTGCGCGCGAGCGTGATAGCCACCGTCGTGGCCATCGCCACGAACTACGTCGGCTTCCGCTACTTCGCCTACCGGGACCGCGCCAAGAGCGGTCGTACCCGCGAGCTGTCCCTGTTCGCCGCGTTCAGCGGCATCGGCCTGGTCATCGAGAGCGGTGTGCTCTACACCGCCACCTACGGGTTCGGCTGGGACGGCCCGCTCGCCAGCAACGTGTTCAAGTTCATCGGCATCGGGACCGCCACCGTGTTCCGCTTCTGGTCGTACCGGACGTGGGTCTTCAAGGCCCTGCCCGCGCCGGTGGAACAGGCCGAGCCGATGCCGGAGCCGGCGCCCCTGCCGAAGCCGGACCGCAGGCCGGAGCCGATGCCCGAGCCGGAGCCCGCGAACAACTAG
- a CDS encoding 5-(carboxyamino)imidazole ribonucleotide synthase codes for MTFPVVGMVGGGQLARMTHEAGIPLGIRFKLLSDTPQDSAAQVVSDVVIGDYRDLETLRAFARGCDVITFDHEHVPTEHLRALEADGIPVRPGPDALVHAQDKGVMRAKLDEIGAPSPRHRIVSDPDDAAAFAEEVGGFPVILKTVRGGYDGKGVWFVRTPEDAAAPFKAGVPVLAEEKVDFVRELAANIVRSPHGQAVAYPVVESRQVDGVCDTVIAPAPNLSEALAGEAQALALRIAKELDVTGHLAVELFETTDGRILVNELAMRPHNSGHWTQDGAVTSQFANHVRAVLDLPLGDPRPRAPWTVMANVLGGDYPDMYAAYLHCMAHDPQLKIHMYGKDVKHGRKVGHVNTYGDDLDDVLERARHAADYLRGTVTA; via the coding sequence GTGACGTTCCCGGTAGTCGGTATGGTCGGCGGCGGCCAGCTCGCCCGCATGACCCACGAGGCGGGCATCCCCCTCGGCATCAGATTCAAGCTCCTCAGTGACACCCCGCAGGACTCGGCGGCCCAGGTCGTGAGCGATGTCGTCATCGGCGACTATCGCGACCTGGAGACGTTGCGCGCCTTCGCGCGCGGCTGTGACGTGATCACCTTCGACCACGAGCATGTACCCACGGAGCACCTTCGGGCCCTGGAAGCGGACGGCATCCCCGTCCGCCCGGGGCCCGACGCTTTGGTGCACGCCCAGGACAAGGGGGTGATGCGCGCCAAGCTCGACGAGATCGGCGCGCCCAGCCCCCGCCACCGGATCGTGAGCGATCCGGACGACGCGGCCGCCTTCGCGGAAGAGGTGGGCGGGTTCCCCGTCATCCTCAAGACCGTGCGGGGCGGGTACGACGGCAAGGGGGTGTGGTTCGTCCGCACCCCCGAGGACGCGGCGGCCCCCTTCAAGGCGGGCGTCCCGGTCCTCGCCGAGGAGAAGGTCGATTTCGTCCGCGAGCTCGCGGCCAACATCGTCCGCTCCCCGCACGGCCAGGCGGTGGCCTACCCCGTCGTCGAGTCCCGCCAGGTGGACGGGGTCTGCGACACGGTGATCGCCCCGGCCCCGAACCTCTCGGAGGCCCTCGCGGGCGAGGCCCAGGCCCTCGCCCTGCGCATCGCCAAGGAACTCGACGTGACCGGCCACCTGGCCGTGGAGCTGTTCGAGACCACCGACGGCCGGATCCTGGTCAACGAACTGGCGATGCGTCCGCACAACAGCGGTCACTGGACCCAGGACGGGGCCGTGACCTCCCAGTTCGCCAACCACGTGCGCGCGGTCCTGGACCTTCCGCTGGGCGACCCGCGCCCCCGCGCCCCGTGGACGGTCATGGCGAACGTACTGGGCGGGGACTACCCCGACATGTACGCGGCGTACCTGCACTGCATGGCCCACGACCCCCAGCTCAAGATCCACATGTACGGCAAGGACGTGAAACACGGTCGCAAGGTCGGCCACGTCAACACCTACGGCGACGATCTGGACGATGTGCTGGAGCGCGCACGCCACGCTGCCGATTACCTCAGAGGAACGGTCACCGCATGA
- the purE gene encoding 5-(carboxyamino)imidazole ribonucleotide mutase encodes MSTTAAPVIGIVMGSDSDWPVMEAAAQALDEFEIPYEVDVVSAHRMPREMVEYGERAADRGLKAIIAGAGGAAHLPGMLASVTPLPVIGVPVPLKYLDGMDSLLSIVQMPAGVPVATVSVAGARNAGLLAVRMLAAHDPELLVRMRDFQQELNDQATEKGKRLRTKVANAESFGFGK; translated from the coding sequence ATGAGCACCACCGCAGCCCCCGTCATCGGCATCGTCATGGGCTCCGACTCGGACTGGCCCGTCATGGAGGCGGCCGCCCAGGCCCTCGACGAGTTCGAGATCCCCTACGAGGTCGACGTCGTCTCCGCGCACCGGATGCCGCGCGAGATGGTCGAGTACGGGGAGCGGGCCGCCGACCGCGGCCTAAAGGCGATCATCGCGGGCGCGGGCGGCGCCGCCCACCTGCCCGGCATGCTCGCCTCGGTCACCCCGCTGCCGGTCATCGGCGTGCCGGTGCCGCTGAAGTACCTCGACGGCATGGACTCGCTGCTGTCGATCGTCCAGATGCCCGCCGGGGTTCCCGTCGCCACCGTCTCGGTCGCCGGGGCGCGCAACGCGGGCCTGCTGGCCGTACGGATGCTGGCCGCCCACGACCCGGAGCTGCTGGTCCGGATGCGCGACTTCCAGCAGGAGCTCAACGACCAGGCCACCGAAAAGGGCAAGCGGCTGCGCACGAAGGTCGCGAACGCGGAGTCCTTCGGGTTCGGAAAGTGA
- a CDS encoding dipeptidase produces MSAAQRLDEARELLAEHPVVDGHNDLPWALREQVRYDLARRDIAGDQSAHLHTDIPRLRAGGVGAQFWSVYVRSDYAGDEAVSATLEQIDVVAQLIDRYPGDLVRALTADDMEAARADGKIASLMGAEGGHSINNSLATLRALHQLGVRYMTLTHNDNIDWADSATDEPRHGGLTDFGREVVREMNRVGMLVDLSHVAATTMRDAIEVSAAPVVFSHSSARAVCDHPRNIPDDVLATLPGNGGVAMATFVPKFILPAAVEWTLAADENLRAHGFHHLDTTPEAMALHRAFEEGRPRPVATAATVADHLDHMREVAGIDHIGIGGDYDGTAFTPSGLDDVAGYPNLVAELLTRGWSKVDLAKLTWTNAVRVLRDAESVARDLSASRGPSNAVIR; encoded by the coding sequence GTGAGCGCGGCGCAGCGTCTGGACGAGGCGCGCGAGCTGCTGGCCGAACACCCCGTCGTGGACGGCCACAACGACCTGCCCTGGGCGCTGCGCGAGCAGGTGCGTTACGACCTGGCGCGACGGGACATCGCGGGCGACCAGTCCGCCCACCTGCACACCGACATCCCCCGGCTGCGCGCCGGCGGGGTCGGCGCGCAGTTCTGGTCCGTCTACGTGCGCTCCGACTACGCCGGTGACGAGGCGGTCAGCGCCACCCTGGAGCAGATCGACGTCGTCGCCCAGCTGATCGACCGCTATCCCGGCGACCTCGTGCGGGCGCTGACGGCGGACGACATGGAAGCGGCCCGCGCCGACGGCAAGATCGCCTCGCTGATGGGCGCCGAGGGCGGCCACTCCATCAACAACTCGCTGGCCACCCTCCGCGCCCTGCACCAGCTGGGCGTGCGGTACATGACGCTCACCCACAACGACAACATCGACTGGGCGGACTCGGCGACCGACGAGCCCCGGCACGGCGGCCTGACCGACTTCGGCCGCGAGGTCGTCCGCGAGATGAACCGCGTGGGCATGCTGGTGGACCTCTCGCACGTCGCGGCGACGACGATGCGGGACGCGATCGAGGTCTCGGCCGCACCGGTGGTGTTCTCGCACTCCTCGGCGCGAGCGGTCTGCGACCACCCGCGCAACATCCCCGACGACGTGCTGGCGACGCTGCCGGGCAACGGCGGGGTGGCGATGGCCACCTTCGTGCCGAAGTTCATCCTCCCGGCGGCCGTCGAGTGGACCCTGGCCGCGGACGAGAACCTGCGCGCGCACGGTTTCCACCACCTGGACACCACCCCCGAGGCGATGGCCCTGCACCGGGCCTTCGAGGAGGGGCGCCCGCGCCCGGTGGCCACGGCCGCGACGGTGGCCGACCACCTGGACCACATGCGCGAGGTGGCCGGCATCGACCACATCGGCATCGGCGGGGACTACGACGGCACGGCCTTCACCCCGTCCGGCCTGGACGACGTGGCGGGCTACCCCAACCTCGTCGCCGAACTGCTCACGCGCGGCTGGTCCAAGGTCGACCTGGCGAAGCTGACCTGGACCAACGCGGTACGGGTGCTGCGCGACGCGGAGTCGGTGGCCCGCGACCTGTCGGCCTCCCGGGGCCCGTCGAACGCGGTGATCCGATAG
- a CDS encoding membrane dipeptidase — translation MADLQDEPHSVGIGAEDLPAPAAAVAAGALDRAVALLAVHPVVDGCNTLVRTLHQSPYHDIETSDAGVDTDIPRLRAGGVGAQFWSLLVPSGRAHEDAPGDQVLSDTLDQIDTALTLMRRYPNSLCLALGADDLADARNRGRIASFLGPVPGRTLTGSLGVLRAFHALGVRILAPSGAPWAQEELTAFGHEVVREANRLGILLDLTGCAPAVARRVAGASKAPVIISNTGAASLNPHPGNVTDEVLAAVREANGLAMVTFDTVRTGDSLHAVADHLDHVRAIAGPHGVGLGATFGTGPGHPRPTGLTDPSGYPRLIAELLERGWPESEVALLTWGNAQRVLRDAEFTSRAAGHRR, via the coding sequence ATGGCCGACCTGCAGGACGAACCCCACTCCGTGGGCATCGGAGCCGAAGACCTCCCCGCACCCGCGGCGGCGGTGGCGGCGGGCGCCCTCGACCGGGCCGTCGCACTCCTGGCCGTCCATCCCGTGGTCGACGGGTGCAACACCCTGGTCCGGACCCTGCACCAGAGCCCGTACCACGACATCGAAACCTCGGACGCGGGCGTTGACACCGACATCCCGCGGCTACGCGCCGGGGGAGTGGGGGCCCAGTTCTGGTCCCTGCTCGTGCCGTCGGGGCGGGCGCACGAGGACGCCCCCGGTGACCAGGTGCTCTCCGACACGCTGGACCAGATCGACACGGCGCTGACCCTGATGCGCCGCTACCCGAACAGCCTCTGCCTGGCCCTCGGCGCCGACGACCTGGCGGACGCCCGCAATCGGGGCCGCATCGCCTCGTTCCTGGGCCCGGTGCCCGGCCGCACGCTGACCGGCTCGCTGGGCGTACTGCGCGCCTTCCACGCGCTGGGCGTACGGATCCTCGCGCCCTCGGGAGCGCCCTGGGCGCAGGAGGAACTGACGGCCTTCGGCCACGAGGTGGTCCGCGAGGCGAACCGGCTGGGGATCCTGCTGGACCTCACGGGCTGCGCACCGGCGGTCGCCCGCCGGGTCGCGGGGGCCTCGAAGGCGCCGGTGATCATCTCGAACACGGGGGCGGCCTCGCTGAACCCGCATCCGGGCAACGTGACCGACGAGGTCCTGGCCGCGGTGCGGGAGGCGAACGGCCTGGCGATGGTCACCTTCGACACCGTGCGCACCGGGGACTCCCTGCACGCGGTGGCGGACCACCTGGACCACGTACGGGCCATCGCGGGCCCGCACGGCGTCGGACTCGGCGCCACCTTCGGCACCGGACCGGGCCACCCCCGCCCGACGGGCCTCACCGACCCCTCGGGCTATCCGCGGCTCATCGCGGAGCTCCTGGAGCGCGGCTGGCCGGAGTCCGAGGTGGCCCTGTTGACCTGGGGCAACGCCCAGCGCGTCCTGCGCGACGCGGAGTTCACCTCCCGCGCCGCCGGCCACCGCCGCTAG
- a CDS encoding UDP-glucose dehydrogenase family protein, which produces MAPLKITVIGTGYLGATHAAAMAELGFEVLGLDVVPEKIEMLASGRVPMYEPGLEELLAKHVAGLPGSTGRLRFTTSYEEVGAFGDVHFVCVNTPQKHGEYACDMSYVDSAMASLAPHLTRPVLVVGKSTVPVGSAERLAVKLAELAPAGADVELAWNPEFLREGFAVDDTLHPDRIVIGVQGDRAEKVLREVYETPMSEGTPLVVTDFPTSELVKTAANSFLATKISFINAMAEVCEAGGGDVVKLAEAIGYDERIGAKFLRAGIGFGGGCLPKDIRAFMARAGELGADQALTFLREVDSINMRRRGHMVELAREAVGGSFLGKRVAVLGATFKPDSDDVRDSPALNVAGQIHLQGGQVTVYDPKGMDNARRVFPTLGYADSALEAARGAEVVLHLTEWREFRDLDPAELAGVVTDRLVLDGRNALDPVRWRAAGWTYRAMGRPRA; this is translated from the coding sequence ATGGCCCCGCTCAAGATCACTGTGATCGGCACCGGATACCTCGGTGCGACCCACGCCGCCGCGATGGCGGAACTGGGATTCGAGGTGCTGGGGCTGGACGTGGTGCCCGAGAAGATCGAGATGCTGGCCTCGGGTCGGGTCCCGATGTACGAGCCCGGGCTGGAGGAACTGCTGGCCAAGCACGTGGCCGGGCTGCCGGGCTCGACCGGCCGGCTGCGCTTCACCACCTCCTACGAGGAGGTCGGCGCCTTCGGCGACGTCCACTTCGTCTGCGTGAACACCCCGCAGAAGCACGGCGAGTACGCCTGCGACATGTCCTACGTGGACTCCGCGATGGCCTCGCTGGCCCCGCACCTGACGCGGCCGGTCCTGGTGGTCGGCAAGTCCACGGTGCCGGTGGGTTCGGCGGAGCGGCTCGCGGTGAAGCTCGCGGAGCTGGCCCCGGCGGGCGCGGACGTGGAGCTGGCCTGGAACCCGGAGTTCCTGCGGGAGGGCTTCGCGGTGGACGACACCCTGCACCCCGACCGGATCGTGATCGGCGTCCAGGGCGACCGCGCCGAAAAGGTGCTGCGGGAGGTGTACGAGACGCCGATGTCGGAGGGGACCCCGCTGGTGGTCACCGACTTCCCGACCTCTGAGCTGGTGAAGACCGCCGCGAACTCCTTCCTCGCCACGAAGATCTCCTTCATCAACGCGATGGCCGAGGTGTGCGAGGCCGGCGGCGGTGACGTGGTCAAGCTGGCCGAGGCGATCGGCTACGACGAGCGGATCGGCGCGAAGTTCCTGCGCGCCGGGATCGGCTTCGGCGGCGGCTGCCTGCCCAAGGACATCCGGGCCTTCATGGCGCGCGCCGGCGAGCTGGGCGCCGACCAGGCGCTGACCTTCCTGCGCGAGGTCGACTCCATCAACATGCGGCGCCGCGGGCACATGGTCGAACTGGCCCGGGAGGCCGTGGGCGGTTCGTTCCTCGGCAAGCGGGTCGCCGTGCTGGGAGCCACCTTCAAGCCGGACTCCGACGACGTACGGGACTCCCCCGCGCTGAACGTGGCCGGGCAGATCCACCTCCAGGGCGGCCAGGTCACCGTCTACGACCCCAAGGGCATGGACAACGCCCGCCGCGTCTTCCCGACCCTCGGCTACGCGGACTCCGCGCTGGAGGCGGCCCGGGGCGCGGAGGTCGTCCTGCACCTCACCGAGTGGCGCGAGTTCCGTGACCTCGACCCGGCGGAGCTGGCCGGTGTGGTGACCGACCGCCTCGTCCTGGACGGCCGCAACGCGCTGGACCCGGTGCGGTGGCGGGCCGCGGGCTGGACCTACCGGGCGATGGGCCGCCCGCGGGCCTGA